The DNA window TTCGCAAAAACTAAAACACGTCTCAGATTGACAACGCTTTGTCTGTTTAGAATTAAAGCCTCTATCGTTGCACGTCCGACAGAAGTCTTGCCAATCATCAACGTTAAGTCCTCATTCCAGCCAAAATGCTCTGCCCAAACTTGCTGACGAGGATGAAATAAACTGACTTGCATTCCAGACTGAGGATCGATTGCCATAGTTTTCGTATGCTTGTGACTATTACAACCAAAACAACTCCAAGCAAGATTTTCTAAAATAGTTTCGCCACCAGCCTGTCGTGGCTTAATATGTTCAACCGTAAAACTCTGTGTGCCAATATTTTCAGGGCATCGACAATATTCACAATAGTTATTTGCTCGGATTGCGACAAATCGCCGTATCGCCGTTGGAATTCTTTCAGACGGCATGACTGATTCTCATTGGAGAAGAAAATTCTTTGATTAGGCTCAATGGCTCAACTTTTCGGATTTGCGCTAATTGCAAAATCGCCGATGCCCTTTCAGCATCTTCATTTTCTACACGCGAGACAAAATCCAACAACTCTTGGTGCTCTGACTCAGTGATATCACCACTCTCATTTTGTTCGCGTAAATAATCAAGCCTAGTTTGCTCATTTGGCAAAAGTCGCCGATCAATAACTCGCAATAACGCCTCTTCAGACTTAGATGCTGGTAGCGTTTGAGCTTGGCTAGTTTCCCTAAGCAAAGAATTCAACAAATCAATCACTTCACGAAGCGACTCTTCGGGAAGTTGCTCAACTAACTGCATAACTCTTTGGCGATCGCCTTTTGATATTGGCATTTCATACTCCTTGACTATCAGCAAAAAGCCGTTTCAATCTTTCTACTAGCTTATCACGCTCCTCCTGCTTGCTCAAATCACCACAAAGATCAATCGTTGCTGCCGTAATCTTTCCACCATCGATCGCAAACTCAGCTTCCAGTTCCGACATCCCCACAACTTGCGGATAAATCAGCAACACATGCGAACAATCGTAGCGTTGAGCATATGCATACATTTGATAAAAATCTGCCTGTGAAACACCCAACTTGCGATCGCCTTCCTTCAGCCGCTTATATTTCGTATCGATAATCAAAGGGAATTTGACCTTTTGACGAATCACCAAATCGGGCTTCAGTTGAAATACTGGATGTTGATTACTTGTCTTAGCCAAATAGCGCACTGCGCCCATTGACTGTGACAGCAATTCACAATCCTGTAACTCTGTGGGCAAAATTTCATGGCGATGGCGATCGATAAAGCTGATCACAAACTCCTCAAACAGCTTATTCATATCCAAAGCAAAGGCAAAAGTCTGGAAATTGCCACTGGATAATTGCAAGCTCTCATTTTCTAGAAATAAACGCGCCAGATTTAAAAGCGGCTCAAAGCGTTGATTTAAGCGCGTAATTGGAATTAATTGCAAATCTTCAACATTCACCTTTGGCAACAAAGTCACCTCTTCCATCCATTGCTGCAACTCATGCAACATTTGCCGATTATGGAAATTGCGAGTTAACTGATACAGCCGCTCTACCACATAGCGCAAAGCCCGATTGAGTTGATTGTCTGCCGTAAATTCATCAAATGTGACCGAGAATAAATGCTTGCGTTCAGGACGACGAAACTGTTCGGTTAAGTTCCATTTTCCCTTTAACACAGGCAAAGTATCGCTCACTGATTGATAATTCCGAAATGCGCCTCTTTGCCACTCCTCCAAGAGACTAATCGCGAATAATCTAGTCAAAATCTCAAACCAATCTAGATCCTGCTGTAATAAAGAAGCCAATGAATATTGCTTGACATTTAACTGGTTGGTATATTCCAGCATATACAGCAAATTTTGCACCGCTTCCTGATTCTGGACTTCAGGATCGGTTGATCGATACATTTTTGGCAGAACTTGTACTGTGCGATCGCCTAAACGAAATACTCCCACATATTGCCTCGCCTTTAGCTCCCGTTTGCCATTGTTGATCACAGTTTCCAGTGGGCAATCTCCGATCACTGTCCCCAAATAGGCGATCGCCTCTTGCTCTTGATCAGTCCAATCAAAGCCACAGCTTAACTCATACTCAAACAATGCTAATTTCACAAATTTTCAGACTGAGTGTTTCTGTAATACAGCCTAGTAGTAAATAGTTGAAATATCTGTAACTGATCTAAAAACTTCGCGATCGCGATCTGGCTCATGTCAGGGCGATCGCCTAAAATATTCCTAGACTAAAAAATAAGCATTTATGCCAAAAAAGATTCGAGAACTAAAAAGTATGTTGCTGAAGGCAGGATTTACCAGCGAATCGGCAAGAGGAATAAAAACTATACAATACACAATTCTCATTCAATGGTCTGATGAAGATAATTGCTTTGTTGTCTTTTTACCCGAATTTACGAATGTGATGCAACCTTGTACCCATGGGAATACTTACCTAGAAGCAGTTCAAAATGCTCAAGAAGTGATTGAACTGCTAGTAGAAACTGCCATAGAAAAAGGCGAATCATTGCCCAAACGCCAAAAGTTTCAAGCAATTCCAGTTTTACAAGCTGCATAAATTTAGAACGATCGCGTGATCGCGATCTGGCTCATGTCAGGGCGATCGGCTAAAAGAAATTTACAAAATTAAAAATTATGCTCAATTAATTGGCTATTTAGGTTATGATCGGTAACTGTCGCGAATTGTATTAAATTTTTAGACTTTTACCTCTACATCACCTGATAGAACAGCAATGGCTAAGAAAAGCATGATCGAGCGCGAGAAAAAGCGCACCAAATTAGCTGAAAAGTATGCAGCTAAACTCGAAGCACTTAAAGAAAAGTTTGCCAGTCCTGAACTGACACAACAACAAAAAGTTGCTGTCCACCGTGAAATCCAACAAATTCCTCGTAATGCCAACCCTACTCGCCACCGCAATCGCTGCTGGGCAACTGGTAGACCCCGTGGCTATTACAAAGATTTCGGCTTATGCCGTAACGTTTTGCGTGAGATGGCTCACCAAGGCTTATTGCCAGGCGTAGTTAAATCTAGCTGGTAATTTTGCCAACAAAAAAGCCGTCACCAACTGGTGACGGCTTTTTTATTGCGCTTTGCGCTCAAACGAACCACAATAAATTTGTTAAAAGTGTTGCTTTGCAACACTTTTAACAAATTTATTGGTTCGGGTTTGAGCGCAAAGCGCTGTAATTATGCGATCGCTAGCATCGTTTTCAGTACAGAATCAGGATTAAGACTGATTGAGTCAATGCCTTGCTCGACAAGGAACTTCGCAAATTCAGGATAATCACTGGGCGCTTGACCACAGATGCCGATCTTGCGACCGTTTGCCTTGGCTCGTTGAATGATCGTGCGAATCATTGATTTCACAGCTTCGTTGCGCTCGTCGAAGATATGCGCGACTAGAGACGAGTCACGATCTAAGCCGAGCGTCAACTGCGTGAGATCATTAGAGCCAATCGAGAAGCCATCGAATACCTGCGAGAACTCATCCGCCAAGATGACATTACTGGGGATTTCGCACATCACATAGACTTCGAGCCCATTCTCGCCACGCTTCAAGCCATGCTTTGCCATCTCGGCAAGCACCTTGCGACCTTCCTCAGGCGTGCGACAGAAAGGAATCATCGGAATCACATTGGTCAAGCCCATATCATCACGGACACGCTTCAGGGCTTGGCATTCCAAGCCATAGGCTTCGCGATATTTCGGATCGTAGTAGCGCGATGCACCACGCCAGCCGATCATCGGATTTTCTTCTACAGGTTCAAAGGCTCGACCGCCGAGCAGATTGGCATATTCATTGCTCTTGAAGTCAGACATCCTCACTACGACAGGTTTGGGATAAAATGCGGCTGCGATCGTGCCAACACCGTGGGCAAGTTTATCGACAAAGAAATCTGACTTGTTTTCATACCTTGCTGTCAATTGCGAAATTTCCCATTTCGCAGCCTTGTCTTCAAGGGTGTCAAAGTTCATCAATGCAAGGGGATGCGCCTTGATGTGATTGGCGATGATAAATTCCATTCTCGCCAAGCCCACGCCATCGCAGGGAATCGAAGACAAGCCAAAAGCTTCTTCAGGATTGCCAACATTCATCAAAATCTTGGTGGAAAGCTTGGGCAAATTATCAAGAGAAGTCTCGACAACTTCAAAGGGAACTAGACCTTCGTAAACCTTGCCTTCTTCGCCTCCAGCGCAGGAAATCGTCACTTCTTGCCCTGTCTTGATCACGCCTGTAGCATTGCCACAACCAACGATCGCAGGAATACCCATTTCTCGCGCAATAATCGCCGCATGGCAGGTACGTCCACCTTGGTTGGTGACGATCGCACTAGCCTTTTTCATGATTGGTTCCCAGTCAGGGTCGGTCTTGTTAGTGACTAGCACTTGCCCCGCTTGGAAATCTTCAATGTGATGCACTTCTAGAATCACATTCGCCTTGCCTTGACCAATCATCTCACCGACAGCACGACCTGTAATCAGGACATCACTGGAACCATTCAGTTTGTAATTCTTGAGAATGTTGCCAACCTTCTGTGATTGCACTGTTTCAGGACGAGCTTGGACGATGAATAATTCGCCAGTTCTGCCATCTTTTGCCCATTCAATATCCATTGGTGAAAGCTTGCCACGTACTTCCGAATAGTGATCTTCGATGATACAAGCCCATTCTGCGAGTTTGAGAATCTCATCGTCGGTAATTGCAAACTTGACGCGCTCGGAAACTGGAACAGGAATATTTTTGGTCAGCTTACCGCCGCCAATGTCATAGACCATCTTGATTTCCTTTGTGCCAAGGCGTTTTTCGAGAATCGGACGGAAGCCTTGTTTGAGTGTGGGTTTGAATACAAAATACTCATCGGGATTGACAGCACCCTGCACCACGTTTTCACCTAAACCATAGGCGGCAGTAATCAGTGCTGCATTTTTAAAGCCTGTTTCGGTGTCAATGGAGAACATTACGCCAGAGGAGGCGAGATCAGAACGCACCATTTTTTGCACACCGACGGAGAGAGCGATATCGAAATGGTCAAAGCCATTGATGGTGCGATAGGAAATCGCGCGATCGGTGAATAGTGAGGCAAAGCAGCGATGGCAAGCATCCACGACTTCGTTAGCGCCATAGACATTGAGATAGGTTTCCTGTTGTCCAGCGAAACTGGCATCGGGCAAATCTTCGGCTGTGGCGCTAGAACGCACGGCAACATCGGCTTCTTTACCACAGGACAATTCGCAGTCGCATAGTTTTTGGTAGGACATAGCGATCGCTATTTGCAAATCCTCAGGAAATGGCGTACTGAGAACCAAAGCACGAGCCATACGACCGCGATCGCGCAGGTTATTCATATCCTCAATATCAAGATCGGCAAAGAGTTCGCGCAATTTTGTTTCCAAGCCAGCCTTCTCAATGAAATAACGGAAAGCATAGGCAGTGGTGGCAAATCCATTAGGAACATTCACTCCCTTGGGTTGAAGCTGGCGAATCATTTCCCCCAGCGAAGCATTTTTCCCACCCACAAAGGGAATGTCAGCAATTCCCACTTCTTCAAACCAAAGTATTAATGCTTGTTCTTTAGAAACAGTTCTCGATAGTTCTGAGGCAAAAGTTGAGCTAGTCATAATGATTTAACTCCCTAACCACATTAGTGATTAGATCAATTCAAGAATCAAGATGGGTCAAGGGTGAAGCCTGAAATACCAATTAAGAAACTAACAACTGACTCATGGGTTAACGCCTAAGATCAAGGCTTTATGCATTGGTATAAATACCTTGAGACCCCTGACATGTCCTAATTATATCTATTATGAAAGCACCAAACTTGATCGGTAATACATTTGTTCATCAAGCTTCGCAAAGATTGACATTGTTCAATATTTCTCATTTGCCTGATAAGAACTGTGAATCAAATTATGTAGTAGCAGTGATCGCTTGGTCGCTATGATTAAAAATGAGCCTTTTGTAACAGTTGAGAGAATGCGATTGTGACTAACACTAAGCCCCGTGATGTACAAGCAATTTATATTGCTGACGAAACCTTTGCTCTGCGATCGCGTAGTTGGAATCGCTTGCGATTTGAAATTGAATATGCTCTCGAAAAAGGGACAACTGCCAACTCCTTCTTAATTCAAGGCAACTTGCTAGCGCTGATTGATCCTCCTGGAGAGACGTTTACAGAGATTTATCTAAACGAACTGCGCAAGCGCATTAACATTGGCGATATCAGCTATGTGATTCTTGGTCATGTTAACCAGAACCGCATTGAGACATTAAAGGCTTTGCTCGCAATTAATAGTCGCATCACCTTTATTTGTACTAATCCGGGGGCGATCGCTTTACGTCAAAGCCTAGAGGAAACCTTCGGGAAAAATCTCAAAATTCAAGTTGTACGGGGTGAGGAAACCCTCGATCTTGGTAAAGGTCACATTCTCAAATTTATTCCCACTTCTACACCGCGTCATCCTGACGAGCTTTGCACATACGACTCGAAAACACAGATTTTATATACAGATAAATTTTTTGGGGCACATATCTGTGGAGATCAGGTCTTTGACGAGGGTTGGAGTCATCTATTAGGCGATCGCCGTTATTATTTCGATAGCACGATGGCAAACCAAGTCCGCCAAGTTGAGGCAGCCCTCGATAAGCTAACCGATCTGCCTGCGGTGTTTTATGCTCCTGGACATGGGCCAATGTTGCGCTATGGGTTGCATGAGTTGGTCAATCTCTATCGTCAATGGAGTGAAGCGCAGAAACAGCAAAATATTTCTGTAGCATTGCTGTTTGCTTCGGCCTATGGCAATACGACGACGATCGCTAATGCTTTGGCACGAGGCATCACCAAGGCAGGAGTTGCTGTCGAGTTAATTAATTGTGAAACTGCCGAACCTGAAGAGATCAAAATTGCGATCGAAAAATCGTCTGGTTTCTTAATTGGTTCGCCAACCTTGGGTGGACATTTACCAACACAGGTGCAAACGGCTTTGGGCATAGTTTTGTCTACAGCGACTAAGAGCTATCAAGCAGGTGTATTTGGCTCCTATGGATGGAGTGGCGAAGCTGTAGATATTATTTCTGGAAAGCTAAAGGATGCTGGCTATACTCTTGCCTTTGAGCCGATTCGGATTAAGTTCACGCCTACCGAAGCAACTTTACAAGTTTGTGAAGAGACAGGAACTGATTTTGCTCAAGCGCTGAAGAAAGCCAAAAAAGTTCGGACAACTCTCAATCCCGGAAGTACTGTGGAGCAAGCTGTAGGGCGAATTGTTGGTTCTCTATGTGTACTAACAGTCAAACATGGTGAAATCTCAACGGCGATGCTTGCATCTTGGGTATCGCAAGCTTCGTTTAATCCTCCAGGCTTAACGATCGCAGTTGCCAAGGATCGTGCGATCGAGACTTATTTATTTGAAGGCGATCGCTTTGTTTTGAATATTCTTGAACAAGGCAAACAACTTCGCAAACACTTTATGAAAAAATTTGCACCTGGGGAAGATCGTTTTACAGATGTACAAATTGAAGAAACAGAAGGTGGTCTAATTTTGCCAGATGGATTGGCATATTTGCAATGTTGTGTTGCACAACGGATGGAATGTGGCGATCACTGGATTGTCTATGCGATCGTGGAGAATGGCAAGCTATTGCAATCTAATGGCTTAACGGCAATTCACCACCGCAAAACGGCTAGTAATTATTAAAGAGAAGAAAGCGCATTGCGGTTTCTTCTCTTTCTCTGGGTGAAACTTTGCGATGTTACTAGTGGGTTTGTTTCCTCGCCGAAGGCGAGGAAACAAACTTCTGCCTGAAAAGCGAACTAGAAATCATTGCTTGATTGATCGGGATTTGATGGATTATCAGAAGATGAGTCTGTTGAAGAGCTAGTACTTTTGAAGTGAGCACTTACATAATCTTGTAAATGTGGGCGAAGTACATTTGTGGCGGTGAGACCAAAAATCCCACCTCCTAGACCACCACCAATTGCTGCACCAATTATTCCAAATTTTGAACCCGCAGCAGCCAGAATTCCTAACGCAAATAGACTTACCCAACTTTGCCAATGTTTGAAAGCATATTTTTTGTAGCAAAATTGCCATGCCTCTTTTGTCTGTTCTGGTGATAGACCTTGTAACTCTGGGATTTGATTGATTGTCCAGAAAATTTGCATAATTTTTACCTCACACTTGTTATGTCTCGCCAATTTCAGCGACATAATTATATCGACATAGCTGGAATGCAATTCTATTTATACTGAACAAAGATTCAATATCTATACAAATTTTTACATGGGAACAGAACAGTTTATTTATTTTCTATGTTTCTTTAGATACGGCTTTTTTGCCTATGTTTAAGAGTAAAGAATCAGGTAAGAAATTGACAAAAGAGTCAAAGTGGTTAAAGTAAAGGGATGAAAGAACCACCGCAATATGAACGAGAAGCACTAGAAAATATGCCAGTAGGAGAAC is part of the Pseudanabaena sp. BC1403 genome and encodes:
- the ppsA gene encoding phosphoenolpyruvate synthase — encoded protein: MTSSTFASELSRTVSKEQALILWFEEVGIADIPFVGGKNASLGEMIRQLQPKGVNVPNGFATTAYAFRYFIEKAGLETKLRELFADLDIEDMNNLRDRGRMARALVLSTPFPEDLQIAIAMSYQKLCDCELSCGKEADVAVRSSATAEDLPDASFAGQQETYLNVYGANEVVDACHRCFASLFTDRAISYRTINGFDHFDIALSVGVQKMVRSDLASSGVMFSIDTETGFKNAALITAAYGLGENVVQGAVNPDEYFVFKPTLKQGFRPILEKRLGTKEIKMVYDIGGGKLTKNIPVPVSERVKFAITDDEILKLAEWACIIEDHYSEVRGKLSPMDIEWAKDGRTGELFIVQARPETVQSQKVGNILKNYKLNGSSDVLITGRAVGEMIGQGKANVILEVHHIEDFQAGQVLVTNKTDPDWEPIMKKASAIVTNQGGRTCHAAIIAREMGIPAIVGCGNATGVIKTGQEVTISCAGGEEGKVYEGLVPFEVVETSLDNLPKLSTKILMNVGNPEEAFGLSSIPCDGVGLARMEFIIANHIKAHPLALMNFDTLEDKAAKWEISQLTARYENKSDFFVDKLAHGVGTIAAAFYPKPVVVRMSDFKSNEYANLLGGRAFEPVEENPMIGWRGASRYYDPKYREAYGLECQALKRVRDDMGLTNVIPMIPFCRTPEEGRKVLAEMAKHGLKRGENGLEVYVMCEIPSNVILADEFSQVFDGFSIGSNDLTQLTLGLDRDSSLVAHIFDERNEAVKSMIRTIIQRAKANGRKIGICGQAPSDYPEFAKFLVEQGIDSISLNPDSVLKTMLAIA
- the rpsN gene encoding 30S ribosomal protein S14 → MAKKSMIEREKKRTKLAEKYAAKLEALKEKFASPELTQQQKVAVHREIQQIPRNANPTRHRNRCWATGRPRGYYKDFGLCRNVLREMAHQGLLPGVVKSSW
- a CDS encoding HNH endonuclease → MPSERIPTAIRRFVAIRANNYCEYCRCPENIGTQSFTVEHIKPRQAGGETILENLAWSCFGCNSHKHTKTMAIDPQSGMQVSLFHPRQQVWAEHFGWNEDLTLMIGKTSVGRATIEALILNRQSVVNLRRVLVFANLHPPN
- a CDS encoding diflavin flavoprotein, whose amino-acid sequence is MTNTKPRDVQAIYIADETFALRSRSWNRLRFEIEYALEKGTTANSFLIQGNLLALIDPPGETFTEIYLNELRKRINIGDISYVILGHVNQNRIETLKALLAINSRITFICTNPGAIALRQSLEETFGKNLKIQVVRGEETLDLGKGHILKFIPTSTPRHPDELCTYDSKTQILYTDKFFGAHICGDQVFDEGWSHLLGDRRYYFDSTMANQVRQVEAALDKLTDLPAVFYAPGHGPMLRYGLHELVNLYRQWSEAQKQQNISVALLFASAYGNTTTIANALARGITKAGVAVELINCETAEPEEIKIAIEKSSGFLIGSPTLGGHLPTQVQTALGIVLSTATKSYQAGVFGSYGWSGEAVDIISGKLKDAGYTLAFEPIRIKFTPTEATLQVCEETGTDFAQALKKAKKVRTTLNPGSTVEQAVGRIVGSLCVLTVKHGEISTAMLASWVSQASFNPPGLTIAVAKDRAIETYLFEGDRFVLNILEQGKQLRKHFMKKFAPGEDRFTDVQIEETEGGLILPDGLAYLQCCVAQRMECGDHWIVYAIVENGKLLQSNGLTAIHHRKTASNY
- a CDS encoding McrC family protein, which encodes MKLALFEYELSCGFDWTDQEQEAIAYLGTVIGDCPLETVINNGKRELKARQYVGVFRLGDRTVQVLPKMYRSTDPEVQNQEAVQNLLYMLEYTNQLNVKQYSLASLLQQDLDWFEILTRLFAISLLEEWQRGAFRNYQSVSDTLPVLKGKWNLTEQFRRPERKHLFSVTFDEFTADNQLNRALRYVVERLYQLTRNFHNRQMLHELQQWMEEVTLLPKVNVEDLQLIPITRLNQRFEPLLNLARLFLENESLQLSSGNFQTFAFALDMNKLFEEFVISFIDRHRHEILPTELQDCELLSQSMGAVRYLAKTSNQHPVFQLKPDLVIRQKVKFPLIIDTKYKRLKEGDRKLGVSQADFYQMYAYAQRYDCSHVLLIYPQVVGMSELEAEFAIDGGKITAATIDLCGDLSKQEERDKLVERLKRLFADSQGV
- a CDS encoding type II toxin-antitoxin system HicB family antitoxin — protein: MQYTILIQWSDEDNCFVVFLPEFTNVMQPCTHGNTYLEAVQNAQEVIELLVETAIEKGESLPKRQKFQAIPVLQAA